The Corylus avellana chromosome ca8, CavTom2PMs-1.0 genome has a segment encoding these proteins:
- the LOC132190425 gene encoding MATH domain and coiled-coil domain-containing protein At3g58210-like, which yields MKNVTLASLKLAVINEANGRVVRRFHKLKTEWGFAQLLSHETLNDPSNGYLVEDTCAFGVEVSVIKGICKGECLSMINQPQRDYFTWKIDNFADLKDKIYYSEEFTIEGRRWKLRLEPEGEGTGADTFLSLYLMLDDSESLPPNRKLYAKYKLRIRDQINSNHLEKPVEYWFSDPFPNNGSGYGKFLSKRDLHDASKGYLVGDFLFIECKLDVISVFKDFSSN from the exons ATGAAAAATGTCACTCTGGCCAGTTTGAAGTTGGCGGTTATCAATG AAGCAAATGGGAGAGTAGTAAGACGCTTTCATAAATTGAAGACTGAATGGGGATTCGCCCAGTTGCTTTCTCATGAGACTCTCAATGATCCATCAAATGGTTATCTTGTTGAAGACACTTGTGCCTTTGGGGTAGAAGTTTCTGTTATTAAAGGTATTTGTAAAGGAGAGTGTTTGTCGATGATAAACCAACCTCAACGTGATTATTTCACTTGGAAGATTGACAACTTTGCTGACTTGAAAGATAAAATTTATTACTCTGAGGAATTCACCATCGAAGGGCGAAGATG GAAGTTGAGGCTTGAGCCGGAGGGGGAAGGAACAGGAGCGGACACATTCTTGTCTCTCTACCTCATGTTAGATGATTCAGAAAGTCTTCCTCCCAACAGAAAATTGTACGCAAAATACAAGCTGCGAATAAGGGACCAAATCAATAGCAATCATCTTGAAAAACCAG TTGAGTATTGGTTCTCTGACCCCTTTCCCAACAACGGTAGTGGGTATGGCAAATTTTTGTCCAAGAGAGATCTCCATGACGCATCAAAGGGCTACTTGGTGGGTGATTTTTTGTTCATTGAATGCAAACTTGATGTTATATCCGTGTTTAAGGATTTCTCCTCTAATTAA
- the LOC132190997 gene encoding uncharacterized protein LOC132190997: MKEEKCHSGQFEVEGYQWRLVLYPNGRKNSNGKGHISLYLEITDTKDFPHGWEVNVNIIKFFVFDQIRDKYLIIQDTNERVKRFHNLKTEWGFAQLLSHDILNDSSNGYLLDDTCVFGVEVLFIKGICKGESLYMICQPQRNYFTWKIDNYTALKDKVYFSEQFTVGGRKWKLRLEPEGSGIGLNTNLSLYLRLDDSKTDYWFSKSGAGYGFRKFLAVRDLKDTSKGYLLDDALLIECKIDVISAVKDFSSN, encoded by the exons ATGAAGGAGGAAAAATGTCACTCGGGTCAGTTTGAAGTTGAGGGGTATCAATG GAGATTGGTACTCTACCCAAATGGGAGAAAGAATAGCAATGGGAAAGGTCACATCTCTCTATACTTGGAAATAACAGATACCAAAGATTTTCCACATGGCTGGGAGGTTAACGTGAACATAataaaattctttgtttttgatcAAATCCGAGACAAGTACCTAATTATCCAAG ATACAAATGAGAGAGTAAAACGCTTCCATAACTTGAAGACTGAATGGGGATTCGCCCAGTTGCTTTCCCATGATATTCTCAATGATTCATCAAATGGTTATCTTCTTGATGACACTTGTGTTTTTGGGGTGGAAGTTCTTTTTATTAAAGGTATTTGTAAAGGAGAGAGTTTGTACATGATATGTCAACCTCAACGTAATTATTTCACCTGGAAGATTGACAACTATACGGCCTTGAAAGATAAAGTTTATTTCTCTGAGCAATTCACTGTTGGAGGTCGAAAATG GAAGTTGAGGCTCGAGCCAGAGGGAAGTGGAATCGGACTCAACACAAACTTATCTCTCTATCTGAGATTAGATGATTCAAAAA CTGATTACTGGTTCTCTAAATCCGGCGCCGGCTATGGTTTCCGCAAGTTTTTGGCGGTGAGAGATCTCAAGGACACATCAAAAGGCTATTTGTTGGATGATGCTTTGCTCATTGAATGCAAAATTGATGTTATATCCGCAGTTAAGgatttctcctcaaattaa